From a region of the Thiorhodovibrio winogradskyi genome:
- the thiM gene encoding hydroxyethylthiazole kinase, with translation MSAIHPGDALHRLRNQAPLVHNITNYVAMNPMANILLAAGCSPAMVHAPEEVAEFAAIASALTINIGTLSRPWLEAMLSAAEAARSHQRPWVLDPVAAGATRFRREAATRLLELQPTVIRGNASEILALGNNAEVDAAAEVKGRGVDANNPVAAAAAIAVALAKRHNAVVAVTGPMDWVTDGRRAAHICNGHPLMPRVTALGCSLTGIVGGFLGAGCDPYEGTLAALSYYGAAGEWAATDERWSVRGPGSFAVAFIDALALMTADDLDRAARIETMARADSPSTQAAMQEKIGAGTGTAT, from the coding sequence ATGTCCGCCATTCATCCCGGCGATGCCCTGCATCGCCTGCGCAACCAAGCGCCCCTGGTGCATAACATCACCAATTATGTCGCCATGAACCCCATGGCCAATATCCTGCTGGCCGCGGGCTGCTCACCGGCCATGGTGCATGCCCCCGAGGAGGTGGCGGAATTCGCCGCCATTGCCAGTGCGCTCACCATCAATATCGGCACTCTGTCACGCCCCTGGCTGGAGGCCATGCTGAGCGCGGCGGAGGCGGCGCGCAGCCACCAACGCCCATGGGTGCTTGACCCAGTCGCGGCGGGCGCAACCCGTTTTCGTCGCGAGGCGGCGACCAGGCTGCTGGAGTTACAGCCCACGGTAATACGTGGTAACGCCTCGGAAATTCTCGCGCTCGGCAATAACGCCGAAGTGGACGCCGCCGCCGAGGTGAAGGGCCGCGGAGTCGATGCCAATAATCCCGTTGCGGCCGCCGCGGCAATCGCAGTTGCTTTGGCCAAACGACACAATGCCGTTGTCGCCGTCACTGGACCCATGGATTGGGTGACAGATGGACGCAGAGCCGCACACATCTGCAATGGCCATCCGCTGATGCCCAGGGTCACGGCGCTCGGCTGCTCGCTGACCGGCATTGTTGGCGGTTTTCTCGGCGCTGGCTGCGACCCCTACGAGGGCACCCTGGCAGCATTGTCCTACTATGGCGCCGCTGGTGAATGGGCCGCCACCGATGAGCGCTGGTCGGTGCGGGGGCCGGGCTCCTTTGCTGTCGCCTTCATTGATGCCCTGGCTTTGATGACAGCGGACGACCTCGACCGCGCCGCGCGGATCGAGACCATGGCCCGAGCCGACTCGCCGTCAACGCAGGCGGCGATGCAGGAGAAGATTGGCGCTGGGACAGGAACAGCGACATGA
- the thiE gene encoding thiamine phosphate synthase, which produces MKSFDLGVYLVTDPRLCGPRGVLATAKAAVAGGATMVQLRDKTASDAELIALGKALKAAINSHAALLIVNDRIEVALAIGADGLHLGQRDADPAAARARLGNQAIIGLSVETPALARAANPRLIDYLGVGPVFATATKADHAKPLGFDGLRAICREAAALPKVAIGGLRAEHAKDVIAAGAQGLAVVSAICAAADPQAATWALRTQVDQIRAISG; this is translated from the coding sequence ATGAAATCCTTCGATCTTGGCGTCTATCTGGTGACGGATCCGCGGCTCTGCGGCCCACGTGGCGTTCTTGCCACTGCCAAAGCGGCGGTTGCAGGCGGCGCGACCATGGTGCAACTGCGCGATAAAACTGCTAGCGATGCCGAACTCATTGCGCTGGGCAAGGCACTCAAAGCCGCAATCAACTCGCACGCAGCGCTGCTGATTGTGAACGACCGCATTGAGGTTGCCCTAGCTATTGGCGCTGATGGGCTGCATCTTGGTCAGCGCGATGCCGATCCGGCGGCCGCCCGCGCCCGGCTTGGCAACCAGGCCATTATCGGGCTGTCAGTGGAAACCCCCGCGTTGGCCCGCGCGGCCAACCCCAGGTTAATCGACTATCTGGGTGTTGGTCCGGTATTCGCCACCGCGACCAAGGCTGACCATGCCAAGCCGCTGGGCTTTGATGGTTTGCGTGCCATCTGCCGTGAGGCAGCAGCATTGCCCAAGGTGGCCATCGGTGGTCTGCGTGCCGAGCATGCCAAAGATGTGATAGCCGCGGGCGCCCAAGGTCTAGCAGTGGTCTCGGCCATTTGTGCCGCGGCCGATCCCCAGGCCGCGACCTGGGCCCTGCGCACGCAAGTCGATCAGATTCGGGCCATTAGTGGCTGA
- a CDS encoding CreA family protein, whose amino-acid sequence MRHWSSISSPRGLGLAAGLSVLLLAPSSLWAERIGEVSTKFKLVGPNDKVVIEVFQDPDIPGVACYLSRAETGGMSGAVGLAEDTSDASLACRQVGPVSLPEDIASGKRNGDEVFKKRISLLTKTMQVVRFYDAPRNTLVYLSYSDRIIEGSPKNSTSVVVIRPWSGADLTGIQTGIQAGADGDL is encoded by the coding sequence ATGAGGCATTGGTCATCGATCAGCTCGCCCAGGGGGTTGGGGTTGGCTGCCGGGCTCTCGGTATTGCTGCTGGCGCCATCAAGCCTCTGGGCCGAGCGTATTGGCGAGGTGAGCACCAAGTTCAAGCTGGTGGGGCCAAATGACAAGGTTGTCATCGAGGTGTTTCAAGATCCTGACATTCCAGGAGTGGCCTGTTACCTTAGTCGCGCCGAGACGGGCGGAATGAGCGGCGCCGTCGGTTTGGCCGAGGATACTTCCGATGCTTCCCTGGCGTGCCGCCAGGTAGGGCCGGTTAGCTTGCCGGAGGACATTGCCAGCGGCAAAAGGAACGGTGACGAAGTTTTTAAAAAGCGCATCTCGCTCCTGACCAAGACCATGCAGGTCGTGCGCTTTTATGACGCGCCGCGCAACACCTTGGTGTATCTCTCCTACAGTGATCGCATTATCGAGGGTTCGCCAAAGAACAGCACCTCGGTGGTGGTGATCAGACCCTGGTCCGGTGCGGACCTGACTGGGATCCAGACTGGGATCCAGGCTGGGGCCGATGGTGACCTCTGA
- a CDS encoding protoporphyrinogen/coproporphyrinogen oxidase, whose product MNQQVTSDLHSHIVIGGGISGLGAAFFASAAGTQSLVLEQHDRVGGCMNTQRFDGLEDFWVEAGSHSCFNSYGHLLTIMEQIGILGQIQAKAKASYRLWKGGKRISILSALHPFELVTSLIKLSRLDKEALSVYEYYGKGLGRKNYSDVFGPAFRSVICQTADDYPAAALFRKKPRRKEVLRSFTMPGGLAEIPRALAALEDIEVRVGAAVRSLSPDAGAYQIVLDNGEMLRAARVTLAVPPDVATRLLQEVAPAAAKATERIGVAEIDSLLLAFNRQDLTVPRMAGLISVDGPFLSAVSRDFLEHPRYRGFAFHFPAGRLEPAQQVAAACQALDVAPAKVAAVRHERNRLPSLRTGHWDLIAELDRALASTGGSPLAVTGNWFLGVSIEDCLTRSHSEMSRLFAGVGQ is encoded by the coding sequence ATGAACCAGCAAGTCACATCGGATCTTCATTCTCATATTGTCATCGGTGGTGGCATCAGTGGTCTGGGTGCTGCATTTTTTGCCTCCGCCGCTGGCACCCAGAGCTTGGTGCTTGAACAACATGATCGTGTAGGCGGGTGCATGAACACCCAGCGCTTTGATGGGCTGGAAGATTTCTGGGTCGAGGCAGGCAGCCATAGCTGCTTTAACAGTTACGGCCACTTGCTCACGATCATGGAGCAGATTGGCATTCTGGGGCAGATTCAGGCCAAAGCCAAGGCGAGTTACCGGCTTTGGAAGGGGGGTAAGCGGATATCCATCCTCTCCGCGCTGCATCCATTTGAGTTGGTCACATCGCTGATAAAGTTGTCCAGGCTCGATAAGGAAGCGCTAAGCGTATACGAGTACTATGGCAAGGGCTTGGGCCGCAAGAATTACAGCGATGTCTTTGGTCCAGCCTTTCGCTCGGTGATCTGCCAGACGGCCGATGACTATCCGGCAGCGGCCTTGTTCCGCAAGAAGCCGCGCCGCAAAGAGGTATTGCGCAGTTTTACCATGCCCGGCGGATTGGCGGAGATTCCCCGGGCGCTGGCTGCGCTGGAGGACATTGAGGTGCGTGTGGGTGCCGCCGTTCGGAGTCTAAGCCCGGATGCGGGAGCTTACCAAATTGTGCTCGATAATGGCGAGATGCTGCGCGCCGCGCGCGTCACTCTGGCGGTGCCGCCCGATGTGGCAACCCGGTTGCTGCAAGAAGTGGCACCTGCCGCGGCAAAGGCCACTGAACGCATTGGTGTTGCCGAGATCGATTCCTTGCTGCTGGCCTTCAACCGGCAGGATTTGACAGTGCCGAGGATGGCCGGTTTGATTAGCGTGGACGGCCCTTTCCTGTCAGCTGTGTCGCGGGATTTTCTCGAGCATCCGCGCTACCGTGGATTCGCTTTCCATTTCCCCGCTGGTCGACTCGAGCCCGCGCAGCAGGTCGCGGCTGCCTGTCAGGCGCTGGATGTGGCGCCGGCCAAAGTGGCTGCCGTGCGCCACGAGCGCAATCGCCTGCCAAGTTTGCGCACAGGTCACTGGGATCTGATCGCGGAATTGGACCGCGCGCTGGCGTCCACTGGTGGGTCACCCTTGGCCGTGACCGGCAATTGGTTTCTGGGGGTCTCGATTGAGGACTGTCTGACCCGTAGTCACAGCGAGATGTCGCGACTCTTTGCGGGGGTAGGTCAATGA
- a CDS encoding Tll0287-like domain-containing protein yields MMRVSFLIATGFLSVSVLPGVAMAQQNAAMMDAYLAKRLIQDFTQELQGELKGAMKDGGPVAAVAICKDKAPGIADSLSQQSGWDIGRTSLKPRNVERNSPDLWEQRVLRQFEDRARAGENPNAITYAEVVDDKDGKSYRFMKAIPTAEVCLACHGKEISPEIAAALDAAYPQDQARGYQEGDLRGAFSLKKPL; encoded by the coding sequence ATGATGCGTGTCTCTTTTTTAATCGCGACTGGTTTTCTTTCTGTCTCGGTGCTGCCCGGGGTTGCAATGGCGCAGCAGAATGCCGCCATGATGGACGCCTACCTGGCGAAGAGGTTGATTCAGGATTTCACCCAGGAACTCCAGGGTGAGCTCAAGGGCGCGATGAAGGATGGCGGGCCTGTCGCCGCTGTTGCTATTTGCAAGGACAAGGCGCCTGGAATTGCTGATTCCTTGTCGCAACAAAGTGGCTGGGACATTGGGCGGACCAGCCTGAAACCGCGCAATGTCGAGCGCAACAGCCCCGATCTTTGGGAGCAGCGGGTGCTGCGGCAGTTCGAGGATCGTGCTCGCGCGGGGGAAAACCCCAATGCCATCACCTATGCCGAGGTCGTTGATGACAAAGATGGCAAGAGTTATCGCTTCATGAAGGCGATTCCCACGGCCGAGGTCTGTCTGGCCTGCCACGGCAAGGAGATCAGTCCCGAGATCGCGGCTGCATTGGATGCGGCCTATCCTCAAGATCAAGCTCGGGGCTACCAGGAGGGCGACCTGCGCGGTGCTTTTTCGCTCAAAAAACCGCTCTGA
- a CDS encoding septal ring lytic transglycosylase RlpA family protein produces MKTNFFPTFIAPIHFIRQLPLVIVGFVMLIMALPGMAAVKAAPGMVQSGIASFYHDSLHGNKTASGQVYDKNRVSAAHKSLPLGTKVKVTDLETGRSIVVKINDRGPFVRGRVIDLSRRAAAKLDMITRGVTRVEVEVLSMPNAGA; encoded by the coding sequence ATGAAGACCAATTTCTTTCCCACCTTTATCGCCCCCATCCATTTTATCCGCCAACTGCCTCTGGTGATTGTGGGCTTTGTGATGCTCATCATGGCGCTGCCCGGTATGGCGGCAGTGAAGGCCGCACCGGGGATGGTGCAGAGTGGTATCGCCTCCTTCTACCACGACAGCCTGCATGGAAATAAAACGGCAAGTGGACAGGTGTACGATAAGAACCGCGTGAGTGCCGCGCACAAAAGCTTACCGCTCGGAACCAAGGTGAAGGTGACCGATCTTGAGACGGGCCGCTCCATTGTGGTGAAAATCAACGACCGCGGACCTTTCGTTAGGGGACGTGTCATTGATCTCTCGCGGCGCGCGGCGGCTAAGTTGGACATGATCACTCGCGGCGTCACCCGTGTCGAGGTCGAGGTGTTGAGCATGCCGAATGCTGGTGCCTAA
- the asd gene encoding archaetidylserine decarboxylase (Phosphatidylserine decarboxylase is synthesized as a single chain precursor. Generation of the pyruvoyl active site from a Ser is coupled to cleavage of a Gly-Ser bond between the larger (beta) and smaller (alpha chains). It is an integral membrane protein.), with the protein MRAVLSARLFVWLQYVLPQHWLSRFMLRLTRLRLGPITHWLIRRFVAHYGVNLSEAAESRVASYASFNAFFTRALAPHARPLSEDPRALLSPVDAWVSEAGLIEGERLLQCKGQEYSLPALLGDAEVAVFFRDGLFVTLYLSPRDYHRIHMPMTGRLTRMLHVPGRLFSVNPTTVKGVPGLFARNERVLTLFETDIGLVGMVLVGAIFVGSIQTRWAGEVTPPRGRVLTRTDYPPGSPPTDPLAPSADNPLAPIVLARGEEMGRFNMGSTVIVLLPPGAAELLPELLPGARVYCRAPIGRRLR; encoded by the coding sequence GTGCGTGCGGTACTGAGCGCGCGCTTATTTGTCTGGCTGCAATATGTGCTGCCGCAGCATTGGCTCTCACGGTTTATGTTGCGCCTGACCCGGCTGCGTCTTGGGCCAATCACTCACTGGCTGATCCGGCGATTTGTCGCGCACTATGGTGTCAATTTAAGCGAGGCGGCCGAGTCCAGGGTCGCGTCCTACGCGAGCTTCAATGCCTTTTTCACGCGCGCGCTGGCGCCGCACGCGCGGCCACTTAGCGAGGATCCAAGGGCGCTGCTGAGTCCAGTCGATGCCTGGGTGAGCGAGGCGGGCCTCATCGAGGGCGAGCGTCTGCTCCAGTGCAAAGGACAAGAGTATTCCCTGCCAGCGCTGCTTGGCGATGCCGAGGTGGCGGTCTTCTTTCGTGATGGGCTGTTCGTCACCCTCTATCTGTCTCCACGAGATTACCACAGAATACACATGCCGATGACAGGGCGTTTGACCCGGATGCTGCATGTGCCGGGCCGTTTGTTCAGCGTCAATCCCACCACGGTCAAGGGAGTGCCAGGGTTGTTCGCGCGCAATGAGCGGGTGCTGACCCTGTTTGAAACCGACATCGGCCTGGTCGGCATGGTGCTGGTCGGTGCGATTTTTGTTGGAAGCATTCAAACCCGCTGGGCGGGCGAGGTGACACCACCGCGTGGGCGGGTGCTGACGCGCACGGACTATCCGCCTGGCTCGCCACCAACGGACCCATTGGCGCCGTCGGCGGATAACCCCTTGGCACCCATAGTCCTGGCTCGTGGCGAAGAAATGGGACGCTTCAATATGGGCTCGACCGTTATTGTGCTGCTGCCGCCAGGCGCCGCCGAGCTCTTGCCAGAGCTGCTCCCTGGTGCCAGGGTGTATTGCCGCGCGCCCATTGGACGGCGGCTGCGTTGA
- a CDS encoding SCO family protein: protein MALLAGGLFLIGYQWGNQWQPRHEQAPVIEGVMLRPPVPLPDWELENEAGQVFGSEQLTGRWVLLGIASIDDVSGHLSMTRMLEVFNRLADLPALREQFSLVLVSPRMDAALAQGFRRLLAQTWVLSGTPEQLARLRAMLTGPSADTETLISATQAGEAEPDAQPPGLSGADPNPQTATFYLIDPKAELIAIFPAAQSPAGIARDIRHLSELNAQEF from the coding sequence ATGGCACTGCTGGCTGGCGGACTTTTTCTAATCGGCTATCAGTGGGGTAATCAGTGGCAACCGCGCCATGAACAGGCGCCCGTGATTGAGGGCGTGATGCTGCGCCCGCCAGTGCCTTTGCCAGACTGGGAGCTGGAGAACGAAGCCGGGCAGGTGTTTGGCTCGGAGCAGCTCACGGGGCGCTGGGTGCTGCTGGGCATTGCTTCCATTGATGACGTTTCCGGTCATCTGAGCATGACGCGCATGCTGGAGGTGTTCAATCGCTTGGCGGATCTCCCGGCTTTGCGCGAGCAATTCAGCTTGGTGTTGGTCAGTCCGCGCATGGATGCAGCCTTGGCACAGGGCTTTCGCCGGCTGCTTGCCCAGACCTGGGTCTTGTCCGGCACGCCGGAGCAGCTTGCTCGATTGCGGGCCATGTTAACCGGGCCGTCCGCTGACACTGAAACTCTGATATCCGCCACCCAAGCTGGCGAAGCCGAGCCGGATGCTCAGCCTCCTGGGTTATCCGGAGCTGACCCTAACCCGCAAACAGCCACCTTCTATCTGATCGATCCCAAGGCTGAGCTGATCGCTATTTTTCCCGCCGCGCAGTCACCGGCCGGGATTGCGCGCGACATCCGGCATCTGTCCGAGCTCAATGCGCAGGAGTTCTAA
- a CDS encoding class I adenylate-forming enzyme family protein, which produces MNAHEVPLGRLLLPDGELSRSDLDVRAEALAAELRRQGLARGDLVICPVGDATAEFVVMQIALARNHCALLPIDNQLDTTELRQLAAQTGVDWVWEPTHPTTQRRGQGQMDHGHLLSTGLAPKQSRSADADSADAGQGSALALVVRTSGSSGGCKAAMLSAAALQTSCERINQRLGLGCEDLWLCALPRQHIGGLAIGYRCALAGAGMLLHGRFDAARVAADLWRHPVTHLSLVPAMLARLLAQCPRPPQWLRVVLIGGQALDRGLARRALVAGWPLLLGYGMTETCSFIASRVLDEHGEQSLQPLPDVQLEAPRCARESGALPLRLRAPMLMLGYANPERRPGLGLDDQGWLQTADLACLKDTSFLRIMGRADDQLVIAGVNVQPGLIEESISDLEGVSQCALVGVPEPVWGQTLVALYQGSIGVDALECWCREHLPSPQRPRLLVPIKDWPLLASGKEDRTRLREIATKTLSAKGAHLNVPLEQTHTGVGGSA; this is translated from the coding sequence ATGAACGCCCATGAGGTGCCCCTTGGCAGGTTGCTCTTGCCAGATGGCGAGCTTTCCCGCAGCGATCTCGATGTCCGCGCTGAGGCCCTGGCGGCTGAATTGCGTCGCCAGGGCCTCGCCCGTGGTGATTTGGTGATCTGCCCGGTTGGTGACGCGACCGCCGAATTTGTGGTGATGCAGATCGCATTGGCCCGCAACCACTGCGCACTGCTGCCGATTGACAACCAGCTCGATACCACCGAACTGCGCCAACTCGCGGCCCAGACGGGCGTCGATTGGGTTTGGGAGCCGACCCACCCAACCACCCAGCGGCGCGGCCAGGGTCAGATGGACCATGGACACTTGCTCTCGACCGGCCTGGCACCCAAGCAGTCACGATCGGCGGATGCGGACTCGGCGGATGCAGGGCAGGGATCCGCATTGGCGCTTGTCGTGCGGACCAGCGGCAGTAGCGGCGGTTGCAAGGCGGCAATGCTGAGCGCCGCCGCCTTGCAAACATCCTGCGAGCGCATCAATCAGCGGCTTGGGCTTGGGTGCGAGGACTTGTGGCTGTGCGCCTTGCCGCGGCAGCATATTGGCGGCCTGGCCATTGGTTATCGCTGCGCCCTGGCGGGGGCGGGAATGCTCTTGCACGGGCGCTTCGATGCCGCGCGTGTCGCGGCGGACCTGTGGCGACATCCAGTGACGCACCTGTCGCTGGTGCCGGCGATGCTTGCACGACTGCTCGCGCAATGCCCGCGGCCTCCGCAGTGGCTGCGAGTCGTGCTGATTGGCGGTCAGGCACTGGATCGCGGACTCGCGCGGCGGGCGCTTGTGGCTGGCTGGCCCCTGCTCCTGGGCTATGGGATGACCGAAACCTGTTCCTTCATCGCCAGCCGGGTGCTTGATGAACATGGAGAGCAGAGCTTGCAGCCCTTGCCCGATGTCCAGCTTGAGGCCCCTCGGTGCGCCCGTGAGTCTGGCGCTTTACCCCTGCGCTTGCGCGCGCCCATGCTGATGTTGGGCTATGCCAATCCTGAGCGCCGTCCGGGTCTTGGACTGGACGATCAAGGCTGGCTGCAAACGGCTGATCTAGCCTGCCTGAAGGACACATCTTTTCTGCGCATCATGGGGCGCGCGGATGATCAACTGGTCATCGCGGGCGTTAATGTGCAGCCTGGGTTGATCGAAGAGTCCATTAGCGATCTCGAGGGTGTGTCGCAATGTGCCTTGGTGGGAGTGCCTGAGCCGGTCTGGGGGCAGACGCTGGTGGCGCTCTATCAGGGAAGCATCGGTGTCGATGCGCTCGAATGCTGGTGCCGTGAGCATCTGCCAAGTCCACAACGCCCGCGGCTGTTGGTTCCAATCAAGGATTGGCCGCTGTTGGCATCGGGCAAGGAGGATCGCACCCGGCTGCGCGAGATCGCCACCAAAACACTGAGCGCCAAAGGCGCGCATTTGAATGTGCCCCTTGAACAGACGCACACCGGCGTTGGTGGGAGTGCCTGA
- the fur gene encoding ferric iron uptake transcriptional regulator, with translation MNQSQQIKEAGLKVTVPRVKILSILQTTQQRHLSAEDVYKELLAAGEDIGLATVYRVLTQFESAGLLVRHHFEGGQSVFELNRGSHHDHLVCLKCGLILEFVEEVIEERQRAIAEQKGFKIEDHSLVIYGICPNCQSRES, from the coding sequence ATGAACCAGAGTCAGCAAATTAAAGAGGCTGGTTTGAAGGTGACGGTGCCCAGGGTCAAGATTCTGAGCATCCTCCAGACGACTCAGCAACGCCATCTCAGTGCCGAGGATGTTTACAAGGAGCTTCTGGCCGCCGGCGAGGATATAGGTCTGGCAACCGTCTACCGGGTGCTCACCCAATTCGAGTCGGCCGGTCTTCTTGTCCGCCATCACTTTGAAGGTGGGCAGTCGGTGTTCGAGCTGAACCGAGGCAGTCACCACGATCACCTGGTCTGCCTGAAATGCGGCCTGATTCTGGAGTTTGTCGAAGAGGTCATCGAAGAGCGTCAGCGCGCCATTGCCGAGCAGAAGGGCTTTAAGATCGAAGACCACTCGCTGGTTATCTACGGTATCTGTCCCAACTGCCAAAGCCGCGAGTCCTAG
- a CDS encoding outer membrane protein assembly factor BamE codes for MRRLLIIITAIALVGLLTITLGGCAGKRNKPEHEKGAKLSGLPFVYKMTVQQGNLITEDMVDRLELGMTQAQVRYLLGTPLLTDIFHTDRWDYLYTIRRGHRPMEERKLTLWFNGDELTRIQGDFEPNPARLVATEEEREIMVEVPDWKNNRGLLNKALNAVGPKSSN; via the coding sequence ATGCGAAGGCTTCTCATCATTATAACAGCCATAGCCCTGGTTGGCCTGCTGACCATCACCCTCGGTGGCTGCGCGGGCAAGCGGAACAAACCGGAGCACGAAAAAGGCGCCAAGCTCTCTGGTCTGCCGTTCGTCTACAAAATGACCGTACAGCAGGGCAACCTCATCACCGAGGACATGGTCGACCGCCTAGAGCTTGGCATGACCCAGGCGCAGGTGCGTTACCTGCTTGGCACACCCCTGCTGACTGACATCTTTCATACCGACCGTTGGGACTACCTCTACACCATCAGGCGAGGGCATCGCCCAATGGAAGAACGCAAGCTCACGCTCTGGTTCAATGGCGATGAACTAACGCGTATTCAGGGAGACTTCGAGCCCAATCCAGCCCGCTTGGTCGCGACGGAAGAAGAGCGCGAAATCATGGTGGAAGTGCCAGATTGGAAGAACAACCGTGGCTTGCTCAACAAAGCGCTCAATGCCGTTGGCCCAAAGAGCTCGAACTGA
- a CDS encoding RnfH family protein, with translation MVAEKTVTDTAKAGGANSDPTIEVEVVYARQAAQTLLKVKGAPGLTAGQAIEQSGVLRARPEIDLSVNKLGIFGKPIKADQSLADGDRVEIYTPLIADPKQAKKKQAASRAAAQEKTEATANSSPTSSFPASSSPASSSPASSSLDSKIS, from the coding sequence ATGGTGGCTGAGAAGACTGTAACGGATACGGCCAAGGCTGGCGGTGCGAACTCCGATCCGACCATTGAGGTGGAGGTTGTTTACGCGCGCCAGGCAGCGCAGACTTTGCTGAAAGTCAAGGGTGCGCCAGGGCTGACGGCTGGCCAAGCCATCGAACAGTCAGGAGTTCTGCGCGCACGACCCGAAATCGACCTGAGCGTGAATAAGCTCGGGATTTTCGGTAAGCCAATCAAGGCTGACCAGTCTCTGGCCGATGGTGACCGGGTTGAGATCTATACGCCACTGATTGCCGATCCCAAGCAGGCGAAGAAAAAACAGGCCGCGAGTCGGGCGGCAGCCCAGGAAAAGACCGAGGCAACCGCCAATTCGAGCCCTACCAGTTCGTTCCCAGCCAGTTCGTCCCCAGCCAGTTCGTCCCCAGCCAGTTCGTCCCTAGATAGCAAAATCAGTTAG
- a CDS encoding type II toxin-antitoxin system RatA family toxin, producing MFQLVADVEGYPKFLPWCHATQLLSRTEEEICGRIEVSRLGIHQAFSTCNRIDPPHRMDIDLKDGPFRKLTGAWVFTSLRDDACKVELELEFEFSGRMIDRAFGAVFGQIAGSLVDAFCKRADEVYGG from the coding sequence ATGTTTCAGCTTGTCGCCGATGTGGAAGGCTATCCAAAATTTTTACCCTGGTGCCACGCCACCCAGCTCTTGTCTCGCACCGAGGAGGAGATCTGCGGTCGTATCGAGGTCTCGCGTCTGGGTATCCATCAGGCATTTTCGACCTGCAACCGCATAGACCCCCCACATCGGATGGATATCGACCTCAAAGACGGCCCTTTTCGGAAATTGACCGGGGCCTGGGTTTTTACCTCATTGCGCGATGATGCCTGCAAGGTGGAACTGGAGCTGGAATTTGAGTTTTCTGGCCGGATGATCGACCGCGCTTTTGGCGCCGTCTTTGGCCAAATCGCGGGCTCGCTGGTCGATGCCTTCTGCAAACGAGCCGATGAGGTGTATGGTGGCTGA